The genomic segment AAGCTGCCAAGATTGATGGCAGTAAAGTTTTGCCTGTGCTTGATGCGGACAGCGCCACTGTTCCGCAAGGAGATGGCTGGGCAAACACACGCCGGATATTGTTTGGTAAACAGGGGAATCAACAAACCTACAACAATTATTCGCTACAAAGTGGATACAAAACACTTGGCTTCGGAGACATTCCCTCTAAGATAGCCGACAATGCCGTTGGCAGTGGTGGGCAATCTAAGAAAACCTATACCACTGGAATTCAAAGCAATGAAGCATTGCTATTCTCTGAAGCGGTTGTTGCAGAAGGTGTGAAATTTGATACCACTACAAATAAGAAAAACACCTTCGAGTATCAACTAGCAGGCTACCAATCGAATCTTGCTACAGTATTGGATGCACCAAATAGTACTGCAGACATTGCTGGCATGAACTACTCTCCATTCGAACAAGATGTGATGACAGCAACTGAACTTAAAGGCGTTTGTGTAGCAGATAACACCGAAGGTTGCAGTTATGGTGGTAATTGGACTTACACAGAACATCGCACCACAAATGCATATAAAGTGTTTCCACTTTCCTACGGTGATTTGAATGTGTATTTTGGTACTGACAGCTCTAACAAGAACGACAACCTCGCATTATCAACCGGAGAAAAGAGTAGAAGTTATTGGCTCCGTTCTCCGGACATGAATGGCGGTCAAGCGGGGTACGTGAATTATCAGTATTTAATACCAAGCGAAATTACAGTGGATAACTCAGATGAAGCTGTAAGACCAGCTTTCCTCCTAAACGTCTCTAATCTGCTCCTTGCTGCTGAGAGTACTGATCAATCTCAGTTGCCGTTAGCTGTTACAGATGCTGACAAGGACAAGTCGCTGCGCCTCACCTTTGCTGATGAGGGTGAGTTGGTGACGCGCTTGAAGTTTGACAGCGTAACGGTGGCTGAGGGGTCTGATGTGCAGGTTCAGGCTAGAGGCACCATTGCGGTTTCTGGTTCCTCCACGTTCGACGCTGACGCCGATGGCTGGGGTTGGAAGATTATTGATCCCGCCGCTACAGATGGTAGCGTGCTCGCGTCAGGACTAACCTCCGGTGACGGGAATATTACCATTCCTGATTCGCTCGTTGCTTGGCACGATTACGAACTCTATGTGTGGGCGCAAGAAAATGGTAGCGCCGAAGAGGGTTGGTCAAACAGGGCCACTGAACCGGTGAAAATTACTCTCGAAGCAGTTGACACCACTGTCGATTTAGGTGCTGACGGGTATTTCAGCACGCTCACGAGCGATAGCCAGAATATTTCTGCTGGTGACTATGCAACAACCCGTCGTATCGTATTCGGTAAGCAAAGCAGCAATGGCACCTACACTGGGCGCACACTCACTGCCGGCTACAAAGTACTCGCAGTAGGGGCAATCACCAGTTCAGCACAGAATCCCTTCGCATCGGGTAACAGCACATCATCCAATACCACTCTGCTTGGCTCCAAAGAGGCGTTGCTCTTCTCTCAAGACACAGTTACGAGCGCTTTCCGCTTCACGGGTGATCAGAACTCCGCAGTATTCGACAGTGTCATCGGCGAATATTCTTCATCGTTAGCTGCCACATCAAAGCAAGTTGGCAAGCAGAACTACGCACCTTTCGAGCAGAAACTCCTACGTTCAAGGCCAGTCGAAGGTGTGTGCGGCTCAACCGCAGCCTCATGCGAAAGTGGCAGCCAGCCTACAGACAATACTTCCGCATTTAGCTATCTCACCTTCCCGCTCTCAGGAGGGGATCTCAGGAACTCTATGGGTCATTCGAGCGGCGCTAGTGCCGATACAAATCTGGCTAATAACGCCAGTTACTGGCTGCGCTCCTCAAAATGGGATACCACAAAAAACGCTTTGTATGTGAACAGCGAGGGAGGCGTACAATCAACGCACGCTATCAATGCGGAAGCGGGATTACGCCCAGCATTCAGACTCAAGCTCAACCGCTTGGTGTTAGCGGCTAACAATACCGATCAGTCGCAAACCGCAGGTGACACACGCCTCACCTTCGCAGATATGAATGCAACATTAAGCAATGTGAAGGTAAACGGCTCAACGGATTTGAATGCAAAGATAACTGTTGAACAAGGGCAATCGCTGAAAGTTGAAGGTTCAAGCACACTCGCCGCAGCTGACGGTTGGGGTTGGAAGATTATCAATACCGAACAGTCTAGTGTGGTGGTGGAGTCAGGGTATGCGCCTGGTGTGGATGCCACTGATATCACCATACCTACTACCGTGCGTTCAGGGGATACGTATGAGTTGTGGCTCTGGCAGCAGCACACTGGCAATGCGTCTGAGGGGTTGAGTAACCAGGGGACTGTGCCAGTTAAGGTTAATTTGCGAGTTCTTTCGCTTTATGGTCCGGACGGGTATTTCAGTGAATTAGTTGACGGTTACAAGCCAGTCAAAACCGACGGCAGAGCAAACAACAGAAATATACTCTTCGGCAAGACCAAGAACCAAACGTCATACTCGAACACTACTGTCTGGGACAATGACAACGTTACTGAAGTGGGTGGTAAGAGTAAAACCATAGGTGTAGGGCCCGTGACAAGTGTTAAACAGTCTGGTTGGTCGACAAGTTTGCTTGCCAATGAGGTGTTGCTTTTTAGTAATTCTTCAGTGAGCACAGCAATAAAGTTTAATGATGACAAACCTTCAACTAATCGTTTTGATTGGTCTGATGGATACCAGTCGATGGTTAGCAAAGTTTCATCAGGGGTGGCATCAACAAATTATTCTGACATTGAATTGGCATCGTTACGCGATGACACAGTGGAAGGCGTATGCAAAGTTATTACTGGATGCAATAGCACATCCCCGCAACGAAACGCAGAGTCTTCAATGTCACATCAATCATATCGGGTATTTCCAATTTCTGCGACGGACATACCTACGTACTTCGGTGGCACGCTGACTTCTGGCGATCAAGACGGACTCGCCTGTGAAAGCGTCGGTGCTTGTGGAAATAGCACGCAGACTTATTTCACAAGATCCCCTTTCGGAGGTGTTCAGGACAAGAACATCATCTATGTTGTGGGTTCAAAAGGTAGTGTCTACGGAACAAACGGAAACCATGGGTTGCGTGTTGCCACTCGTTTGAGTTTAAAGAACCTAATTCTAACTGCAGAAAGCACTTCGCAGGCTCAGAGAGACACGGGTGATTTGCGCCTGACTCTCACTCAACCTAATGCACTATTAACGTTGACGAAGTTAACGGCAACTAAGAATTCCGACGCCATTGATTTGTCGCTCGAAGGTACGTCAACAGGGATTACACAGTCTGGCTTGGGTTGGAAGTTGGTTGATCCACTCACCAATAAGGTAAAAGCCTCAGGTCGTACCAACTCCGATGTGAGCACTGACGGCAACATGACGATACCAAGCACGGTTGCCGCTGGTGACTATGACCTCTATGTTTGGGGTCAGCAGGACGGTAGCGCCGAGCAGGGTTGGTCAAATACTGCTACCAAACCTCTGCGTACCACCTTAACCATTCCGGACAGTAGCTCTAGCGACGAGCCAACAACTCAACACCCTGAGCTTCCTGACTACGAACTCATTATTCCTAGCGGCTTTGTACTCGACGGTACTCACCGTGGAGAAGATTCCAACTGGGTTGGTGAATCAGACAATGTTCAGATAGTGGTCAACACTCTAGAATCTGATAGCCATCTGGATGTGAGTGTGAACGCCGAGTCGGATGATAATACTTTCGCCCTCACCAACGAGAGTGGCACAGCCACTTCGACATTCAAAGTTCGTCAGAACGATGCTTCTCACACGAACTCGGCGCTTAGCAGCGGTGACAGTATTTTCGATATTGGTAGCACAGGCACGTTCAACACGTCGTTGCAGGTGAACTGGGATGACGATGGAAACAAAGTCCCTATAAATCTCAAAGCCGGTAAATATCAAGGGAAGCTGCTGTTTTCTGTTACGGAGGTGAACTGATGTTGCACCGATTGATTCGACAAAGCGGAGATAACGCGGTGCTGCTATCGCGAGGATTGTTGGGTACGTTTAGTGTTCTTGCTGCTGTACTGATGATGTTCGCTGCTGTTGCGTTACCCCAATCCGCTTCGGCGGTCGGACATGGCAACAGTTCAATTCCTGTGAAATGGAGTTGGGACGGCACCTATCCAATGTTGCGGATAAACACCAGTGCAGAAGTCACTAAACGTGTGCGTGTAGGCAACAACATCGTATTTGAAGACGCAGTGTTTTGGGACGATAAATCTTCAATAGAAAACGATAAAGCTGTCACTAGAGAAATCATTGAGCATCCTGTGCAAGGAGCTGCAAGCCTAGGTTCCGTACATTACAGCGCCGTTGACGCCCAGCCTGGAACCTATCCTTTCGTGGTTCGTTATACCAGTATTTGGGGCCAACAGATAGATGTGACCTATACAGCAATCGTCTACACCGAAAGTATTGTGGATGATGTAGTCGATGCGGTGACTGGCGGTTCCAGCCAAAGCGCTATACAAGCCCGTGATCGTCTCGCCTCAACAGGTGCAGACCTAGGCAAACTGCTCATCATGGCAGCCTTCGCCTTCACAGCTTTCCTCATCTGCGGAGGCGCTCGCCACTTCCAAAGGCGCACCTCTGCCTCAAACTCTCACGTTCTAACTACCTCTCTTTAGCTCCTTTGGCTGAGAGAGGGAGTTAACCTCACAGCGATGACAGCTCAACATTAAGTGTCGCAGCATTGCTAGCAGAGGTTAGCTAACGGTGATCTTCGATATTGCCTTTACATCATCATTTGTTTGCCAAGTGAATCACCTTTGAGGTTGAGCATGAGAGATGTCGCTATTATTGTTCCTCCAAAACCTTGGACTGGGATAACTGTCAAAGCATTGCGCGACGAAATAGCGCGAGGTGGCGACGAGGTATTTGGGCTGAGTTATCAAGTGGTATATCTGTGGTATTCGAGGGTATTACTTAGCGTGGTAGAAGAACTCAATGGACTCGAATATCATCGTGTCCTAGACGAGAATCCAGTAATTTCTTTTCGAGTGAAAACAGTGGACACGCTGCGCGACAAGCTTATACGGCAGGACAGTACTCCGCTGTTTCGTATTCACGACATCATTGGTGCAAGAGTCACAGCGAATATGACGTTGCAGCAGCAGAATGAGTTAGTTCGTATAATTGCCGCTAATTTTCCAAAGTGTCGTATATCAGATTTACGATATCATCCACATACTGGTTATAGAGCAGTTCATGTGATTTGTAGACTTCAGCGTGGAATTTTTGTTGAGATACAAGTCAGAACGGCATTGCAGGATGGATGGGCTAACTGTTTCGAGGCGATTTCTGATAGGTATGGCAGAGAAATACGTTATGGCGAATTCCCTGTTGATGAGGATGCATCAAGAGTTGTGAATGAGATGATGGAGCTTTCGCGAGAATGCGGTAGTTTAGAAGAGTGGCTTTCTTTTTATTCTTCAGGGAGCAAAGTATTGGCGCTGAGTCGCGTATCCGATGCAGTCAGCAGACTTCGTCAGGCTGAAAATTATATACAAACTCCACAGCTTGAGCGTTTCTTTGAGATGATTGGTAAGTACATACGTGCTTTACAATTACCGGATGAGCAAGGAGGTGCGCGTGGTCGGAATGATAATCAGATACAACCGGAAAACCGGCGATAGAATCGTGCGCGAGTACCCTGGTTCGGAGGGTTATTTGGATGCTGTCAATGATTTCGAATTCCGTATGAATATTGGTAAGCATCAGGGTGACTGGGAATTAGCTGTCATTGGTTCTGATTCGTTTGATTCAATACGAACTACGCATTCACGATACTTTACAGGTCACGAGATACTTGGCTCTCTTATGTGAAATGTCGGTTCTTTCTAGGCAAACTGCTCATCATGGCAGTCTTCGCCTTCACAGCCTTCCTCATCTGCGGAGGCGCTCGCCACTTCCAAAGGCGCACCTCAGTCTCAAGCTCAGACTCTCACGCTCTAACTACCTCTCTCTAGCTTCTTTTCATGAAACAGTACATATTCGTGAAAGAGCTGTGCTATGGTGTTAGCCATGTCCTTTAACTCATGTTGTTGTCGCTGACCAAAGCCTACGAGGCTGTCGGCTGACAACGCATAATTTGAGATAGGACTTGTGAATTCTGACTGAGTAGATTGATACTCAGATGTCAACACAAATACCCACAGTTACTGTTCAGCAATAATGCTGCCTGACAATAACGAGCAATAGCTTTCAAGGGTTTGACTAATAGCAGATATCGCAAATACGAGCATGAATAGCACTCGATATGTTCTGGTGATTCGATTACTGATCGAACTAATTCAGGAATATTCGAACATCGCTCAACGTCACAGAACCAGCAAGACTCCTGTTGTTATGTATCACCCACAGCACTCGCACGGCGCTTCCCATCAATAGCAAGCACCAAATAAAGCGAGGAATAATGAACATCTCAACAAATGTAGCTGGTCTGATAGGTAATACACCGCTCGTAGAGCTACACAGCGTTACCGATGACGTGCGTGCACGAGTGGTGGTCAAGGTTGAATACTTCAATCCCGGTGGATCATCGAAGGATCGCATTGCAGAGCGAATCATCACGGCTGCCGAGCACAGTGGGCAACTTCGCCCAGGTGGCACCATCGTAGAACCGACCAGTGGCAACACCGGTGTAGGTCTTGCTCTTGTTGCTCAGCAGCGTGGATACCGCACAATTTTCGTGGTGCCCGACAAAGTTTCGGAAGATAAGCGTGCAGTATTGCGAGCTTATGGAGCCGAGGTTATTGTGACACCAACTGAGGCTGGCCCAGACGATCCACGTTCATACTATGCAGTTTCAGACCGTCTTGCTCAAGAAATTCCTGGGGCATTCAAGCCAAATCAATATTCAAATCCTAATGGACCAGAGAGTCATTATCGTTCTACAGGACCGGAAATCTGGCGTGATACCGATCAGAAACTCACACACTTTGTGGCCGGCATTGGGACCGGAGGGACCATCACAGGCACGGGACGTTTTTTTAAAGAGGCTTCTCAAGGCCAAGTTCAAATAATAGGTGCCGATCCAGAAGGGTCAATCTATTCAAATCCAGAAGATGTGCATCAGTATTTAGTTGAAGGAGTCGGAGAAGACTTCTATCCGCAAGCTTTCGACCCCTCGATTCCTGATGAAGTTGTGCAGGTCAGCGATGCGGAAGCATTCGAAATGACACGGCGCATGGCTCGTGAAGAAGGGCTCTTGGTAGGAGGCTCTTCTGGCATGGCAGTTGCAGCAGCTTTAAAATCGGCACGAATGCATGGCTTAGACGAGAACTCTTTAATGGTGGTACTACTTCCGGATTCGGGAAGGGGATACCTTTCAAAAATATTTTCGGATGACTGGATGAGAGAGAATGGATTTGCTGACGTCGTAGTGCGCACTTCTTCCCCCTCAGCATTAAGCCTGATGTAGAAGAAATTCTTTCGGCTGTGTTCCACACTTCATCCAACAGTCCATCCATCATCATATTCAACACACTCGGTTCAATACCGAAGCACAGAATTTCATCAGATTACTAGAAAGAGCAACACCAGATTATGAGCAACACATATGCAGAGAAGAATATCGCCACTCGAGCAATCCATGCAGGGCAGGAACCAGATCCCACCACAGGTGCGGTAGTTCCACCAATTTATATGTCTTCTACGTTTAAGCAAGATGGAGTTGGTGGGCTTCGCGGCGGCTACGAATACAGCCGCTCTACGAATCCAACCCGAGATGCTTTTGATCAACAACTGGCAGCAGTGGAAGGCGCAAAATATTCAATCTCCTTCTCATCAGGTCTTGCAGCAATTGATGTGTTGCTTCGTTCATTCTTAAAACCAGGTGACAGTATTTTGCTCGGTAATGATGTATATGGTGGAACATATCGTCTGCTGAGTAAAGTGTTTGGTCCTTGGAGAATCGGTTTAGATGTGCTGGATGTTACCGATACTGCAGCTGTTGAGAAGCAACTGCAGACTAAACATTATGCAGTGGTGTGGCTAGAAACGCCTTCGAATCCTTTACTTCGTATCACAGATATTCAAGCTGTGGCTCAAGCCTCACATCAGCAGGGAACTAAGGTAGTCGTTGACAATACCTTTGCTTCTCCGGCACTTCAGCATCCCTTGGAGGACGGTGCCGATGTGGTGATCTATTCCACCACCAAATACATCGGCGGACATTCTGATGTAGTTGGCGGTGCTGTGCTCCTAGATGATGATGAGCTCCATGAACAGGTTGCTTTCTTGCAAAATGCTGCTGGCGCGGTTCCTTCCCCATTCGACTCATGGCTAGCTATCAGAGGACTCAAAACACTCGAACTTCGTGTGAAAAGGCATAGCGCCAACGCTTTGGCATTAGCAAAGCATCTTGAACAGCGTCCTGAAATTGAGCGTGTGTGGTACCCAGGATTGGAATCACATCCAGGTCATGAGATTGCTGCACGTCAAATGCATGGAGGTTTCGGTGGTGTCGTTTCAGTGCAACTGGCCGGTGGTATGGATGCGGCGAAGCGATTTGTGGCATCCACACAAATCTTCACACTTGCCGAATCATTAGGTGGCGTGGAATCGCTTATTGAACATCCTGCAGCTATGACTCACGCATCTGTCTCAGGTACAGCTCTGCAAGTTCCAGATAATTTGGTTCGTCTCTCTGTCGGTGTCGAAGGAGAGCAGGATCTCATCGCAGATATTGATCAAGCACTCGATAATCTGAGCAATTAAGGTCAATTTTGGCCCCAGTAGCCACTTCATTTCGTTTGTGTAGGGATTTATGGTGAGACCGAGAGTATCTGGAATATAGAAATGGCGGAATACCGCGCTTTTGGCGAGCAGCGGGAAGGGTATCTTCCCGCGAATCCCTACACAAACGAACTAGACGCGATTGTTGAAGCCTGAAGAGTGGATTTCTTGGTGGATTTCTTGGTGAATTTCAGTTATTTAACTTGCTGGCGATAGATTCAACATAATCCGTCATACCATTGATGTCGGTTACATCGTGGAAACGGACATCAGCAGATTCCAAAGCGCGCAGAGCCTTCGGCGCTGTGGTACCAGTAGCTTCTGCAAGTACATCCATGCACGCGAAGTCACTTTCGGGTGTCTGAAGACCAAGTGCTTCATTAACTACGCGTGGGAACTTATATGGGCTCGCGGTTGAGAGCAGCACTCGTGGAGTTAGAGGATCAGCTTCCATGTGCGACATCACATGATATCCGCAGGCGGTGTGTGGATCAATGACGTAATGATGAGCTTTCCAACATTCGCGTATGGCAGTTTTTACTTGCTCCTCATCAGCCCAACCACCATCAAAAATTCCCCCAATTGCTGTTTTCAGTGTTTCGGGGATTTCGTAGCGACCAGTTTCTGTGAGTTCTTTCATCAACAATGAGATGAGGTCTGTGTCGCCTTCGGACAAGTAATACAGCATGCGTTCCAGATTGGAAGAAATGAGAATATCCATACTGGGGGAGATGGTCGTGAAGAAATCACGATTGCGGTCATACACACCAGTTGAGAGGAAGTCGAAGAGCACATTGTTACGGTCGCTAGCCACGGTCAGCTTGGAAATTGGCAAGCCCATCCGACGCGCGTAATATCCGGCAAGAATGTCACCAAAGTTGCCGGTCGGTACGCAGAACTCAACCTCGTCGCCAACATTAATGACTTGCTGTGAAAGGAGTTGAGCATATGCCACGAAGTAATAGACCACTTGTGGCACTAGACGCCCGACATTAATAGAGTTGGCTGAAGAGAGCACAGTATGAGAAGAGGAAGCTAGTCGCTTTGACAATGCTTCATCTGCAAAAATATTTTTTACTGCGCTCTGAGCATCGTCAAAGTTGCCACGGACTGCGCACACCGCAACGTTTCCACCAGACTGTGTACTCATTTGCAGTTGCTGAACTTCGCTGACCTGTCCTTCAGGATAAAACACGGTAATGCCAGTTCCTGGCGCATCAGCAAAACCTGCGAGTGC from the Bifidobacterium sp. genome contains:
- a CDS encoding cystathionine gamma-synthase, with protein sequence MSNTYAEKNIATRAIHAGQEPDPTTGAVVPPIYMSSTFKQDGVGGLRGGYEYSRSTNPTRDAFDQQLAAVEGAKYSISFSSGLAAIDVLLRSFLKPGDSILLGNDVYGGTYRLLSKVFGPWRIGLDVLDVTDTAAVEKQLQTKHYAVVWLETPSNPLLRITDIQAVAQASHQQGTKVVVDNTFASPALQHPLEDGADVVIYSTTKYIGGHSDVVGGAVLLDDDELHEQVAFLQNAAGAVPSPFDSWLAIRGLKTLELRVKRHSANALALAKHLEQRPEIERVWYPGLESHPGHEIAARQMHGGFGGVVSVQLAGGMDAAKRFVASTQIFTLAESLGGVESLIEHPAAMTHASVSGTALQVPDNLVRLSVGVEGEQDLIADIDQALDNLSN
- a CDS encoding DUF6273 domain-containing protein; the protein is MRQNSIPAQVRRVQVPQAQRNARLRPQKRLLSMLLLLLTCVAASIICANVLTPQPASASDEQGYGNDGYFSALKAAKIDGSKVLPVLDADSATVPQGDGWANTRRILFGKQGNQQTYNNYSLQSGYKTLGFGDIPSKIADNAVGSGGQSKKTYTTGIQSNEALLFSEAVVAEGVKFDTTTNKKNTFEYQLAGYQSNLATVLDAPNSTADIAGMNYSPFEQDVMTATELKGVCVADNTEGCSYGGNWTYTEHRTTNAYKVFPLSYGDLNVYFGTDSSNKNDNLALSTGEKSRSYWLRSPDMNGGQAGYVNYQYLIPSEITVDNSDEAVRPAFLLNVSNLLLAAESTDQSQLPLAVTDADKDKSLRLTFADEGELVTRLKFDSVTVAEGSDVQVQARGTIAVSGSSTFDADADGWGWKIIDPAATDGSVLASGLTSGDGNITIPDSLVAWHDYELYVWAQENGSAEEGWSNRATEPVKITLEAVDTTVDLGADGYFSTLTSDSQNISAGDYATTRRIVFGKQSSNGTYTGRTLTAGYKVLAVGAITSSAQNPFASGNSTSSNTTLLGSKEALLFSQDTVTSAFRFTGDQNSAVFDSVIGEYSSSLAATSKQVGKQNYAPFEQKLLRSRPVEGVCGSTAASCESGSQPTDNTSAFSYLTFPLSGGDLRNSMGHSSGASADTNLANNASYWLRSSKWDTTKNALYVNSEGGVQSTHAINAEAGLRPAFRLKLNRLVLAANNTDQSQTAGDTRLTFADMNATLSNVKVNGSTDLNAKITVEQGQSLKVEGSSTLAAADGWGWKIINTEQSSVVVESGYAPGVDATDITIPTTVRSGDTYELWLWQQHTGNASEGLSNQGTVPVKVNLRVLSLYGPDGYFSELVDGYKPVKTDGRANNRNILFGKTKNQTSYSNTTVWDNDNVTEVGGKSKTIGVGPVTSVKQSGWSTSLLANEVLLFSNSSVSTAIKFNDDKPSTNRFDWSDGYQSMVSKVSSGVASTNYSDIELASLRDDTVEGVCKVITGCNSTSPQRNAESSMSHQSYRVFPISATDIPTYFGGTLTSGDQDGLACESVGACGNSTQTYFTRSPFGGVQDKNIIYVVGSKGSVYGTNGNHGLRVATRLSLKNLILTAESTSQAQRDTGDLRLTLTQPNALLTLTKLTATKNSDAIDLSLEGTSTGITQSGLGWKLVDPLTNKVKASGRTNSDVSTDGNMTIPSTVAAGDYDLYVWGQQDGSAEQGWSNTATKPLRTTLTIPDSSSSDEPTTQHPELPDYELIIPSGFVLDGTHRGEDSNWVGESDNVQIVVNTLESDSHLDVSVNAESDDNTFALTNESGTATSTFKVRQNDASHTNSALSSGDSIFDIGSTGTFNTSLQVNWDDDGNKVPINLKAGKYQGKLLFSVTEVN
- the thrC gene encoding threonine synthase, with the translated sequence MNTFHSTRSTTDSLTAKQAIRKGIASDGGLFVTDSLGEQQIDLGTIADKSYQDIAVEVLGALLPDFSDEELRDCVTEAYGKQWSDPAITPLKALGDDYVLELFNGPTSAFKDVALQILPRFMTRTVQADSTGDERVMILTATSGDTGKAALAGFADAPGTGITVFYPEGQVSEVQQLQMSTQSGGNVAVCAVRGNFDDAQSAVKNIFADEALSKRLASSSHTVLSSANSINVGRLVPQVVYYFVAYAQLLSQQVINVGDEVEFCVPTGNFGDILAGYYARRMGLPISKLTVASDRNNVLFDFLSTGVYDRNRDFFTTISPSMDILISSNLERMLYYLSEGDTDLISLLMKELTETGRYEIPETLKTAIGGIFDGGWADEEQVKTAIRECWKAHHYVIDPHTACGYHVMSHMEADPLTPRVLLSTASPYKFPRVVNEALGLQTPESDFACMDVLAEATGTTAPKALRALESADVRFHDVTDINGMTDYVESIASKLNN
- a CDS encoding pyridoxal-phosphate dependent enzyme, which codes for MNISTNVAGLIGNTPLVELHSVTDDVRARVVVKVEYFNPGGSSKDRIAERIITAAEHSGQLRPGGTIVEPTSGNTGVGLALVAQQRGYRTIFVVPDKVSEDKRAVLRAYGAEVIVTPTEAGPDDPRSYYAVSDRLAQEIPGAFKPNQYSNPNGPESHYRSTGPEIWRDTDQKLTHFVAGIGTGGTITGTGRFFKEASQGQVQIIGADPEGSIYSNPEDVHQYLVEGVGEDFYPQAFDPSIPDEVVQVSDAEAFEMTRRMAREEGLLVGGSSGMAVAAALKSARMHGLDENSLMVVLLPDSGRGYLSKIFSDDWMRENGFADVVVRTSSPSALSLM